A window from Polaromonas hydrogenivorans encodes these proteins:
- the paaD gene encoding 1,2-phenylacetyl-CoA epoxidase subunit PaaD — protein sequence MPLPDGPIAEKQPSEPHHAVWALLESVTDPEIPVVSLREMGILRAVRESSEGLEVVITPTYSGCPAMSQMEDDVIAALAQAGVAARVITQLAPAWSTDWMTPEARVKLRAYGIAPPQASSCASKGVNVVQFATKKISDYVQPAVVCPQCGSDNTTETSHFGSTACKALYRCLNCMEPFDYFKPY from the coding sequence ATGCCATTACCGGACGGTCCCATCGCTGAAAAGCAACCGTCTGAGCCGCACCATGCGGTGTGGGCTCTGCTGGAGTCAGTGACCGACCCGGAAATTCCGGTAGTGTCGCTGCGCGAAATGGGCATCTTGCGGGCTGTGAGGGAAAGCTCGGAGGGGCTGGAAGTGGTGATCACCCCCACCTACAGTGGCTGCCCGGCCATGAGTCAGATGGAAGACGACGTGATCGCGGCACTGGCGCAAGCCGGCGTGGCAGCCCGCGTGATCACTCAGCTGGCTCCAGCCTGGTCCACCGACTGGATGACGCCCGAGGCCAGAGTCAAGCTGCGGGCCTACGGAATCGCCCCTCCGCAGGCCAGCAGCTGCGCTAGTAAGGGTGTCAATGTGGTGCAGTTTGCTACTAAAAAAATATCTGACTACGTACAGCCAGCAGTGGTTTGCCCGCAATGCGGATCAGACAACACCACAGAAACCTCGCATTTTGGTTCCACGGCTTGCAAGGCACTGTACCGCTGCCTCAATTGCATGGAACCGTTTGATTACTTCAAACCTTATTGA
- a CDS encoding 2Fe-2S iron-sulfur cluster-binding protein: protein MSTIPRFHDLKLARISPEAAGSVSITLTIPQNLRETFSFQPGQYLTLRATIDGADVRRSYSICSTRSHLAAHHELVVGIRPMEGGIFSNWAVKELKEGDTLAVMPPDGRFVSKRPRALHRVGFAAGSGITPILSIMASTLEEQPESQFTLIYGNRSMASVMFNESLQDLKDRYPNRLTLIHILSRQAQESDLLQGRIDGDKIRAIIDALLPVGSMDEVFICGPEVMIEVTEAALLAAGVPANSVHSERFTSPTLEELTPAGRQAAVASHKLPVLGKIALTVVLDGKSHDLNMASDQHVLDVALAAGLDLPYSCKGGVCSTCRVKVMKGSVHMDKNFGLEKWETEKGFVLSCQARPTSTQLTVSFDER from the coding sequence ATGTCAACAATTCCCCGTTTTCACGACCTCAAGCTCGCGCGCATCAGCCCCGAAGCCGCAGGGTCTGTCTCCATCACGCTCACCATTCCGCAAAATCTGCGCGAAACCTTTTCGTTCCAGCCAGGCCAGTACCTGACGCTACGAGCCACCATTGACGGCGCCGATGTGCGGCGCAGCTACTCTATATGCAGCACCCGCAGCCACCTGGCGGCCCACCATGAATTAGTGGTGGGCATCCGGCCCATGGAGGGCGGCATATTTTCCAACTGGGCGGTAAAAGAGCTCAAAGAGGGTGACACGTTGGCCGTAATGCCGCCAGACGGACGCTTTGTGTCGAAACGCCCGCGAGCGCTGCATCGCGTCGGTTTTGCCGCCGGTTCAGGCATCACGCCCATTCTGTCCATCATGGCGAGCACGCTCGAAGAGCAGCCAGAGTCGCAGTTCACCCTCATCTACGGCAATCGCAGCATGGCCAGCGTGATGTTCAATGAGTCACTGCAGGACCTGAAGGACCGCTACCCCAATCGCCTCACACTGATCCACATCCTTTCGCGCCAGGCACAGGAGTCCGATCTGCTGCAAGGCCGCATCGACGGCGACAAGATTCGCGCCATCATCGACGCGCTGCTGCCTGTGGGCAGTATGGACGAAGTCTTCATTTGTGGCCCCGAAGTCATGATTGAAGTTACCGAAGCAGCGTTGCTTGCCGCCGGTGTGCCAGCCAACAGCGTGCACAGCGAACGTTTCACCTCGCCGACGCTCGAAGAACTCACGCCTGCTGGCAGGCAGGCCGCCGTGGCGAGTCACAAACTGCCAGTCCTTGGAAAGATTGCGCTGACCGTGGTGTTGGACGGGAAATCTCATGACTTGAATATGGCGTCTGACCAGCATGTGCTGGATGTGGCGCTTGCTGCTGGTCTGGACCTGCCTTATTCGTGCAAAGGGGGAGTCTGCTCCACCTGCCGGGTCAAGGTGATGAAAGGCAGTGTTCACATGGATAAGAATTTTGGGCTGGAAAAATGGGAGACAGAGAAAGGTTTTGTGCTTTCCTGTCAAGCCCGTCCGACCAGTACCCAGTTAACCGTGAGCTTTGACGAACGCTGA
- the paaZ gene encoding phenylacetic acid degradation bifunctional protein PaaZ, which produces MTKTIQSYIAGRWIGQQGAQTLRSAINGRPVAQTHAEVIDFGEAVQHARRVGLPALLALDFQQRAERLKALAKYLMEHKELLYPVSAHTGATRADSWIDIEGGAGTLFAFASIGSNELPSGNIVHEGPAIPLGKKGVFSGTHILVPRGGVAVHINAFNFPVWGLLEKFAPSFLAGMPCIGKPATSTSYLTEAAMRLIVQSGILPEGSLQLVVGGVGDLLDRLDGADVVTFTGSADTAAKLRVHPNLVRHSIPFNAEADSLNCAILAPDVTPDDEEFDLFVKEVAREMTTKAGQKCTAIRRAIVPRHHLDAVVERLRTRLAKTVMGDPGVDGVRMGPLASHAQQADVADRVATLLQSTELVFGESDCPALKGEDVSDGAFFAPTLLVCQRPFESQAVHDVEAFGPVCTLMPYDGLDDALALASRGKGSLVATLVTRDPQVAAKVIPAAAAWHGRLHILDREAAVESTGHGSPLPLLKHGGPGRAGGGEELGGIRAVKHYLQRAAVQGSPTMLAAVTGEHVRGAKVNDTPIHPFRSYFEDLKIGDSLLTHRRTVGEADIVAFGGISGDYFYMHFDEIAAKDSQFGKRIAHGYFVLSAAAGLFVSPAPGPVLANYGLDALRFIKPVGIGDTIRARLTAKRKTDRNKKDDKGVGQGVVAWDVEVMNQHDEIVASYDILTLVAKRG; this is translated from the coding sequence ATGACCAAGACAATTCAAAGTTACATTGCCGGCCGCTGGATCGGCCAGCAAGGCGCTCAGACCCTGCGCAGCGCGATCAATGGCCGTCCGGTAGCCCAAACCCACGCCGAGGTCATCGATTTTGGTGAGGCAGTCCAGCACGCACGTCGTGTCGGACTGCCTGCCCTATTGGCGCTGGACTTCCAGCAGCGCGCCGAGCGTTTGAAGGCCTTGGCCAAGTATCTGATGGAGCACAAGGAACTGCTTTACCCCGTCTCTGCCCACACAGGAGCTACGCGCGCTGACAGTTGGATCGACATCGAAGGTGGTGCAGGTACGCTGTTTGCATTTGCAAGTATCGGCAGCAATGAACTTCCCTCGGGCAACATCGTTCACGAAGGTCCTGCAATTCCTTTGGGAAAAAAGGGCGTTTTTTCCGGCACCCACATTTTGGTGCCTCGCGGTGGTGTTGCAGTCCACATTAACGCTTTCAATTTTCCGGTTTGGGGTTTGCTGGAAAAATTTGCACCCAGCTTCCTGGCGGGGATGCCCTGCATTGGCAAGCCTGCGACGTCCACCAGTTATCTGACCGAAGCCGCAATGCGTCTGATTGTGCAGTCAGGCATCCTGCCGGAGGGGAGCTTGCAGTTGGTTGTCGGTGGTGTTGGCGACTTGCTGGACCGACTCGATGGCGCTGATGTCGTCACATTTACCGGCTCAGCTGACACCGCTGCGAAACTGCGGGTGCATCCGAACTTGGTGCGTCACAGCATCCCATTCAATGCCGAGGCCGATTCACTGAACTGCGCGATCCTGGCCCCTGATGTAACACCTGACGACGAGGAGTTTGATCTCTTTGTGAAAGAAGTGGCACGCGAGATGACGACCAAGGCGGGGCAGAAATGCACTGCAATCCGTCGCGCTATTGTGCCACGCCATCATCTTGATGCTGTGGTCGAGAGGTTGCGTACGCGCTTGGCCAAGACGGTGATGGGCGACCCTGGTGTGGACGGCGTGCGCATGGGGCCGTTGGCATCTCACGCCCAGCAGGCCGATGTAGCGGACCGCGTTGCCACTTTATTGCAAAGCACCGAACTTGTCTTTGGAGAGAGCGACTGCCCAGCTCTCAAGGGCGAGGACGTTTCTGATGGCGCGTTCTTTGCGCCGACGTTACTGGTTTGCCAACGGCCATTTGAGTCTCAGGCGGTGCATGACGTCGAGGCCTTTGGACCCGTATGCACGCTGATGCCCTACGACGGATTGGATGACGCGCTGGCTCTTGCCTCCCGTGGCAAGGGGAGTCTGGTGGCGACATTGGTTACCCGCGATCCGCAGGTTGCGGCAAAAGTCATTCCCGCAGCGGCAGCGTGGCACGGACGCCTGCATATTTTGGACCGTGAAGCAGCCGTTGAATCCACGGGCCACGGCTCGCCGCTGCCACTGCTCAAGCACGGTGGTCCGGGCCGTGCGGGAGGAGGCGAAGAGCTGGGCGGCATTCGCGCTGTCAAGCACTATCTGCAGCGTGCAGCCGTGCAAGGCTCGCCCACGATGCTGGCAGCGGTCACTGGCGAACATGTGCGTGGTGCCAAGGTGAACGACACACCAATTCACCCGTTTCGCAGCTACTTTGAAGACCTGAAAATCGGCGACTCTTTACTCACGCATCGGCGCACTGTTGGCGAGGCGGATATTGTCGCATTCGGTGGTATTTCGGGTGACTACTTCTACATGCACTTCGACGAGATCGCCGCGAAGGACTCACAGTTCGGCAAGCGGATTGCACACGGCTACTTTGTGCTCTCTGCGGCTGCGGGTTTGTTTGTTTCCCCTGCACCAGGTCCTGTTCTGGCCAACTACGGCCTGGACGCGTTGCGATTCATCAAACCCGTAGGGATTGGCGACACAATCCGTGCACGTCTGACTGCCAAACGTAAAACCGATCGCAACAAGAAAGACGACAAAGGCGTTGGGCAAGGTGTCGTTGCCTGGGATGTGGAGGTCATGAATCAGCATGACGAAATAGTAGCCAGCTACGACATTCTGACGCTAGTCGCCAAGCGGGGTTGA
- a CDS encoding phenylacetic acid degradation protein PaaY: MPCYSIEGVVPVIDPSAYVHPTAVLIGDVIIGENCYVGPNACLRGDFGRIVLKAGANVQDTCVMHGFPDHDTVVEENGHIGHGAVLHSCIVRRGALVGMNAVVMDEAEVGEQSIVAACAFVPAGMRIPPRTLVAGIPAKVKRELSEAEIAWKTQGTQTYQDLTLRCIATMQLVEPLLFVEPDRPQVRSPHVKSLTATKRT; encoded by the coding sequence ATGCCCTGCTATTCAATTGAAGGTGTGGTGCCGGTCATTGATCCGAGCGCGTATGTACACCCCACTGCGGTATTGATCGGCGATGTCATCATCGGGGAAAACTGCTATGTCGGCCCCAACGCCTGCCTGCGTGGCGATTTCGGGCGCATTGTGTTGAAGGCCGGCGCCAATGTCCAGGACACCTGCGTGATGCATGGTTTTCCCGACCACGATACGGTTGTCGAAGAGAACGGCCATATCGGCCATGGTGCGGTGCTGCACAGTTGTATCGTGCGTCGCGGCGCATTGGTAGGCATGAACGCTGTGGTGATGGACGAGGCAGAGGTTGGCGAGCAGTCCATTGTGGCTGCGTGTGCGTTTGTTCCAGCGGGGATGCGAATCCCGCCGCGCACCTTGGTAGCTGGTATTCCTGCCAAAGTCAAACGTGAGTTGAGCGAGGCTGAGATCGCTTGGAAGACGCAAGGCACTCAAACCTACCAAGATTTGACTCTTCGCTGCATTGCCACTATGCAGCTGGTTGAACCGCTACTCTTTGTTGAACCCGACCGTCCCCAAGTGCGATCACCGCATGTGAAATCTCTGACGGCGACCAAGCGGACTTGA
- the tnpB gene encoding IS66 family insertion sequence element accessory protein TnpB (TnpB, as the term is used for proteins encoded by IS66 family insertion elements, is considered an accessory protein, since TnpC, encoded by a neighboring gene, is a DDE family transposase.) encodes MIRIDALWLATAPIDMRMGTERLLARVVQVFGVAQAHHGYLFANARGNRIKLLLHDGFGLWCAARRLNQGGFEWPRGGADMATSITLTKPQFDALVLGLPWSRLEQMQTITHL; translated from the coding sequence ATGATCCGCATCGACGCGCTATGGCTGGCAACGGCTCCCATCGACATGCGCATGGGAACGGAGCGCTTGCTGGCCCGGGTGGTGCAGGTGTTCGGGGTTGCCCAGGCCCACCATGGATACCTGTTTGCCAACGCCCGTGGCAACCGCATCAAACTATTGCTGCACGATGGCTTCGGCCTGTGGTGTGCGGCGCGCCGGCTCAATCAGGGTGGTTTTGAATGGCCACGCGGTGGTGCCGATATGGCGACATCCATCACATTGACCAAGCCGCAATTCGATGCGCTGGTGCTCGGCCTTCCCTGGAGTCGGCTGGAACAAATGCAGACCATTACGCACTTGTGA
- the tnpA gene encoding IS66-like element accessory protein TnpA, with protein sequence MEHSKTLARRPHSEAFRTQVLSECSQPGASVAAIALAHGLNANLVHKWRRKARQAPADGRPECAGFVALALPCAQQAASALPDIHMELRRGAATIEVRWPVAAAAECAAWLREWLR encoded by the coding sequence ATGGAACACTCCAAAACGCTTGCCCGACGGCCTCACAGCGAGGCGTTCAGGACGCAAGTTTTGAGCGAATGCAGCCAGCCAGGCGCTTCCGTCGCAGCGATCGCACTGGCCCATGGGCTCAACGCCAATCTCGTGCATAAATGGCGCCGCAAGGCCCGCCAGGCGCCGGCGGACGGCAGGCCCGAATGTGCCGGCTTCGTTGCACTGGCCTTGCCCTGTGCACAGCAGGCCGCATCCGCGCTGCCGGACATTCATATGGAACTGCGCCGAGGCGCCGCCACTATTGAAGTGCGCTGGCCCGTTGCTGCCGCGGCAGAGTGCGCGGCCTGGCTACGCGAGTGGCTGCGATGA
- a CDS encoding GntR family transcriptional regulator: MPFLKPGLGSDPDAETAPPRTLVERAYLSLRHDVVCGKLAPGERLRVEHLKDQYEVGAGTLREALSLLVSDALVTSEGQRGFRVAPISMADLEDVTNTRVMLETEALRQSIRHGDAQWEAALVQSYELLAKTEIDLAESGSGRWERRNKAFHEALIAGFNSTWSKYLLSILYRHAERYRNINWRLTAGHASGRNVLQEHEAIYRAAIGRQEARAALALEVHIRLTHDIVRLQASQAELK; this comes from the coding sequence ATGCCATTCTTGAAGCCAGGCCTGGGTAGCGACCCTGACGCCGAGACGGCACCTCCCCGCACGCTGGTCGAGCGTGCCTACCTGAGTCTGCGCCATGACGTGGTGTGCGGCAAACTGGCCCCCGGCGAACGGCTGCGCGTGGAGCACCTGAAGGACCAATACGAGGTGGGTGCCGGCACCCTGCGCGAGGCCTTGTCGCTGCTGGTGTCCGACGCACTGGTCACCTCCGAAGGCCAGCGCGGTTTCCGGGTGGCACCGATCTCCATGGCGGACCTGGAAGACGTGACCAATACCCGCGTGATGCTGGAGACCGAGGCCTTGCGCCAGTCCATCCGCCACGGGGACGCCCAGTGGGAAGCCGCGCTTGTGCAAAGTTACGAACTGCTGGCTAAAACCGAAATTGATCTCGCTGAGTCCGGCTCAGGCCGCTGGGAGCGGCGTAACAAAGCCTTTCATGAGGCACTGATTGCAGGCTTCAATTCGACCTGGAGCAAGTACCTCCTTTCCATCCTGTACCGCCATGCTGAGCGCTACCGTAACATCAACTGGCGCCTGACCGCAGGCCACGCCAGCGGACGCAATGTGCTTCAGGAACACGAGGCCATTTACCGCGCTGCCATCGGCCGGCAAGAGGCACGCGCTGCATTGGCGCTGGAAGTGCACATCCGCTTGACGCATGACATCGTACGACTGCAAGCGAGTCAAGCCGAACTGAAGTAG
- a CDS encoding sigma-54-dependent Fis family transcriptional regulator, protein MSLKYPPDSDLRRLLRFETDSGAIWLGDRRMVLMHTNALAALRQDLVSSVGPEHARRILTRMGYASGLSDAEYAKKTRPGESMQDSFMVGPQLHMLEGAARVTPVKLSFDIQAGQFYGDFRWDHSWEAYAHRQKFGLVDDPSCWTLMGYASGYTSAFMGRLILFKETLCAACGADHCQIIGRPIEEWPDGEAHRVYFTDDSLVEKMEALQSQVDALKSQVEPASQGGQLIGNSTAFRKAYSLMQKVAQTQATVLLTGETGVGKERFARALHELSSRASGPFVAVNCAALPAELIEAELFGVEKGAYTGAHAARAGRFERADGGTLLLDEVGEMPLAAQAKLLRVLQEGEIERVGGEATRKVNVRLVAATNVDLEQAVQAGRFRRDLMYRLNVYPICIPPLRERKTDIEHLAQGMLARFCALHSKRILGFEERALQALLQHDWPGNVRELENLVERGVILASQSGKVEVEHLFPNQPETAQTSLDAHGHLARLPTAQDDDLSARILDSGSSLEEVEARVLDQAVVRARGNLSEAARMLGLTRPQLAYRQKQRQDRSGAAPAPDLHREGGAL, encoded by the coding sequence ATGAGCCTCAAATACCCCCCGGACAGCGATTTGCGCCGCCTGCTGCGCTTTGAAACAGACAGTGGTGCGATCTGGCTGGGTGACCGCCGCATGGTGTTGATGCACACCAACGCGCTGGCCGCGCTGCGCCAGGACCTGGTGAGCTCGGTAGGCCCCGAGCATGCGCGGCGCATCCTCACGCGCATGGGTTACGCCTCGGGGCTGTCCGACGCCGAATACGCCAAAAAGACACGGCCTGGTGAGTCCATGCAGGACAGCTTTATGGTTGGCCCGCAGCTGCACATGCTCGAAGGGGCGGCGCGGGTCACGCCTGTCAAGCTCAGCTTCGACATCCAGGCGGGCCAGTTCTACGGCGACTTTCGCTGGGATCATTCCTGGGAGGCTTATGCGCACCGGCAGAAGTTTGGCCTGGTGGACGACCCGTCTTGCTGGACGCTGATGGGCTATGCGAGCGGCTACACCAGTGCCTTCATGGGCCGGCTGATTCTTTTCAAGGAGACACTGTGCGCTGCCTGTGGCGCCGACCATTGCCAGATCATCGGGCGCCCGATCGAGGAATGGCCTGACGGCGAAGCGCATCGGGTCTACTTCACAGATGACTCACTGGTGGAAAAGATGGAAGCCCTGCAATCCCAGGTGGATGCCCTGAAATCCCAGGTGGAGCCCGCCAGTCAGGGTGGCCAGCTGATTGGCAATTCCACCGCCTTTCGCAAGGCCTACTCGCTGATGCAAAAGGTGGCGCAAACCCAGGCCACCGTGTTGCTGACCGGTGAAACCGGCGTTGGCAAGGAGCGCTTTGCGCGTGCCCTGCACGAACTCTCCAGCCGCGCCAGCGGGCCTTTTGTGGCGGTCAATTGCGCCGCGCTGCCCGCCGAGCTGATCGAGGCCGAGCTGTTTGGCGTGGAAAAAGGCGCCTACACGGGCGCGCATGCGGCACGTGCGGGCCGCTTTGAGCGCGCTGATGGCGGCACCCTGCTGCTCGACGAGGTGGGTGAAATGCCGCTCGCGGCCCAGGCCAAACTGCTGCGCGTGTTGCAGGAGGGCGAGATCGAGCGCGTGGGCGGCGAAGCCACGCGCAAGGTCAACGTGCGCCTGGTGGCGGCCACCAATGTCGACCTGGAACAAGCCGTGCAGGCCGGGCGCTTCCGGCGCGACCTGATGTACCGCCTCAATGTATACCCCATCTGCATTCCGCCGCTGCGCGAGCGCAAGACCGACATCGAGCACTTGGCCCAAGGCATGCTCGCGCGCTTTTGCGCATTGCACAGCAAGCGCATCCTGGGCTTTGAAGAGAGGGCCCTGCAGGCGCTGCTGCAGCACGACTGGCCAGGCAATGTGCGCGAGCTGGAAAACCTGGTGGAGCGCGGCGTCATTCTGGCAAGCCAGTCCGGCAAGGTGGAAGTCGAGCACCTGTTTCCGAACCAGCCCGAGACCGCGCAGACCAGCCTGGACGCGCATGGCCATCTGGCCCGCTTGCCCACGGCGCAGGACGACGATCTGAGCGCGCGCATTCTGGACAGCGGCAGCTCACTGGAGGAGGTGGAGGCACGCGTGCTGGACCAGGCGGTGGTCCGCGCCCGTGGCAATCTGTCGGAGGCAGCGCGCATGCTGGGCCTGACCCGCCCGCAACTGGCCTACCGGCAAAAGCAGCGCCAGGACCGCAGCGGCGCGGCGCCGGCACCAGATCTCCACCGCGAAGGGGGAGCATTGTGA
- a CDS encoding phenol hydroxylase subunit, giving the protein MNKPVSPGADGLTCEITRRFVRVKQIRADGLVCFEFAIGWPELFVDLMLPQSAFDDFCVRQQVQLLSD; this is encoded by the coding sequence ATGAATAAGCCTGTGTCTCCTGGCGCGGATGGGCTCACTTGCGAAATCACACGCAGGTTTGTCCGTGTCAAACAAATCAGAGCGGACGGCCTGGTGTGTTTCGAGTTCGCCATTGGTTGGCCCGAGTTGTTTGTTGACCTGATGTTGCCCCAGTCTGCCTTTGACGACTTCTGCGTCCGGCAGCAGGTGCAGCTTTTGAGCGATTGA
- a CDS encoding phenol hydroxylase: MSVDLHTREIKPLRNTFTHTAQYVGNDKPASRYQEATLGTQPTANFHYRPTWDPAHEIFDASRSAIKLADWNALRDPRQYYYGTWTMARARQQDAIEASYEFVDSRGLVAKMLDTVRAKTCEVLMPLRHVAWGGNMNNASIGAYGYGTPFTAPAMFHAMDQLGAAQFITRLGLALDEPGVLQAGKNDWLTDARWQPLRHYVEDTLVLQDPFELFIAQNFALDGQLYPLIFGSFVDDHIVPQGGTAVAMLTAFIPEWHNESARWIDAVLKVAAAESSDNKQLIAGWVKRWADRAQTALAPVAELALGEQGSQALQEARTSLDLRGKKVGIALA; encoded by the coding sequence ATGTCTGTAGATCTCCATACCCGTGAAATCAAGCCCTTGCGCAACACTTTTACGCATACCGCGCAATACGTGGGCAATGACAAGCCGGCCTCGCGCTACCAGGAAGCCACCTTGGGCACACAGCCGACAGCCAACTTCCACTACCGCCCGACCTGGGATCCGGCGCATGAAATCTTTGACGCCTCCCGCTCGGCCATCAAGCTGGCCGACTGGAACGCGCTGCGCGACCCGCGCCAGTATTACTACGGCACCTGGACCATGGCACGGGCGCGCCAGCAAGATGCGATCGAGGCGAGCTACGAATTTGTGGATTCCCGTGGCCTGGTCGCCAAGATGCTAGATACCGTGCGCGCCAAGACCTGTGAAGTGCTGATGCCGCTGCGCCACGTGGCCTGGGGCGGCAACATGAACAATGCCTCGATTGGCGCTTATGGCTACGGCACGCCGTTCACAGCACCGGCCATGTTTCACGCCATGGACCAGCTGGGCGCTGCGCAGTTCATCACCCGCCTGGGCCTGGCGCTGGATGAACCCGGCGTGCTGCAGGCTGGCAAGAACGACTGGCTGACCGATGCACGCTGGCAGCCGCTGCGCCATTACGTCGAGGACACACTGGTATTGCAGGACCCGTTTGAACTGTTCATTGCCCAGAACTTCGCCCTGGATGGCCAGCTCTATCCGCTGATCTTTGGCAGCTTTGTCGATGACCACATCGTGCCGCAGGGCGGCACGGCAGTCGCCATGCTCACCGCCTTCATACCCGAGTGGCACAACGAAAGCGCACGCTGGATCGACGCCGTGCTCAAGGTGGCCGCAGCCGAATCTTCGGACAACAAGCAACTGATTGCAGGCTGGGTCAAGCGCTGGGCCGATCGCGCGCAGACCGCACTCGCACCGGTGGCCGAACTCGCACTGGGCGAACAGGGTTCGCAGGCGCTGCAGGAGGCGCGCACCAGCCTCGACCTGCGCGGCAAAAAAGTTGGCATCGCGCTCGCCTGA
- a CDS encoding MmoB/DmpM family protein: protein MSNVFIAFQDNEDSRPIIEAILADNANAQASYPTGLVKIVAPDSLVIRRASIEELIGRSFNLQQIQVNLVTLSGRIDEDDDQFSLSWTH from the coding sequence ATGTCCAATGTATTCATTGCCTTTCAGGACAACGAAGATTCGCGTCCCATCATCGAGGCGATTCTGGCCGACAACGCCAATGCGCAAGCCAGCTACCCCACCGGTCTGGTCAAGATCGTTGCGCCCGACAGCCTGGTGATTCGCCGCGCAAGCATTGAGGAGCTGATCGGCCGCTCCTTCAACCTGCAGCAGATCCAAGTCAATCTCGTCACGCTCTCGGGCCGCATCGACGAAGACGACGACCAGTTCTCGCTGAGCTGGACACATTGA